In Thermobaculum terrenum ATCC BAA-798, one genomic interval encodes:
- a CDS encoding calcium-binding protein — MLLLLCITSASVVRAYEGVVGPGDRSGRPRGDELRGPRGDDRLFGFAGNDNLYGGPGNDRVYGGSGNDRIYGSLGNDYLVGGPGNNMLNGGPGRDVLRGGFDLDVIYGSYGNDLAYGGKGIDYIYGGPGADTLVGGKGYDVIVGGPGADVITAGEGFDIILPAAGADKVYGQEGNDKIMLHKDASKDYVYCGPGYDTVYTWDSKDFIADDCEDMQVLYLTGEN, encoded by the coding sequence GTGTTATTGCTGCTGTGCATCACTAGTGCCTCGGTGGTGCGCGCCTACGAGGGGGTAGTTGGCCCAGGGGATAGATCTGGAAGGCCGAGAGGGGATGAGCTTCGCGGTCCTCGAGGGGACGATAGGCTGTTCGGATTTGCTGGCAACGATAATCTATATGGAGGTCCGGGGAACGACAGGGTATACGGTGGTTCAGGGAACGACAGAATATACGGTAGTTTGGGGAATGACTATCTAGTTGGCGGTCCTGGAAATAATATGCTGAATGGAGGCCCAGGGAGGGACGTGCTGAGGGGTGGGTTCGATTTAGACGTTATCTATGGCAGCTATGGCAACGACCTGGCTTACGGGGGTAAGGGTATAGACTATATCTATGGAGGCCCGGGAGCAGATACCTTGGTGGGTGGTAAAGGCTACGATGTGATCGTAGGCGGGCCTGGTGCAGATGTGATCACAGCGGGTGAGGGCTTCGATATTATCCTGCCTGCGGCTGGCGCGGACAAGGTCTATGGGCAGGAAGGCAATGATAAAATAATGCTCCACAAGGATGCCTCTAAGGACTACGTGTACTGTGGTCCGGGCTACGATACGGTGTACACTTGGGACAGTAAGGACTTCATCGCAGACGATTGCGAGGATATGCAGGTGCTTTACCTGACGGGGGAAAATTAG